In Paracoccus aminophilus JCM 7686, a single window of DNA contains:
- a CDS encoding ribose-phosphate pyrophosphokinase, with translation MPAMTEPKLIAGNANRPLAHAISRRMSMHRGMNVEPIKARVERFNDQEIFVEVYENVRGEDMYIIQSTSNPANDNLMELLIITDALKRSSADRITAVIPYFGYARQDRRAKARTPISAKLVANLLTEAGVDRVLTLDLHAAQIQGFFDIPVDNLYAAPIFSLDIMHHFRDKLGELMVVSPDVGGVARAREIAQRIKAPLAIVDKRREKPGEIAEMTVIGDVSGKTCIIVDDICDTAGTLCKAAQTLVDNGATEVHAYITHGVLSGPAIDRVESSVMKSLVITDSIEPSDLVRSARNIRIVPTAPMFAQAILNIWNGTSVSSLFELETLGPIYEGLYHTE, from the coding sequence ATGCCGGCCATGACTGAACCCAAGCTGATCGCGGGCAATGCGAACAGACCACTTGCCCATGCGATCTCGCGTCGCATGTCCATGCATCGTGGTATGAATGTCGAGCCGATCAAAGCGCGCGTCGAGCGTTTCAACGATCAGGAAATCTTCGTCGAAGTTTACGAGAACGTGCGCGGCGAGGATATGTATATCATCCAGTCGACGTCCAATCCGGCGAACGACAACCTGATGGAGCTCTTGATCATCACCGATGCGCTCAAGCGCTCGTCGGCTGACCGGATCACGGCGGTCATTCCCTATTTCGGCTATGCCCGTCAGGATCGCCGCGCCAAGGCACGCACGCCGATTTCGGCCAAGCTGGTCGCGAACCTGCTGACCGAAGCCGGTGTCGACCGCGTGCTGACGCTCGATCTTCATGCCGCGCAGATTCAGGGCTTTTTCGACATTCCGGTGGACAACCTCTACGCCGCGCCGATCTTCTCGCTCGATATCATGCATCATTTCCGCGACAAGCTGGGCGAGCTCATGGTCGTGTCGCCTGACGTTGGCGGCGTGGCCCGTGCCCGCGAGATCGCACAGCGCATCAAGGCGCCGCTCGCCATCGTCGACAAACGCCGCGAAAAGCCCGGTGAGATCGCCGAGATGACGGTGATCGGCGATGTGTCGGGCAAGACCTGCATTATCGTCGACGACATCTGCGACACTGCTGGCACCTTGTGCAAAGCTGCGCAGACGCTGGTCGACAATGGCGCGACCGAGGTTCACGCCTATATCACCCATGGCGTTCTGTCGGGGCCGGCAATTGACCGCGTCGAAAGCTCAGTGATGAAATCGCTGGTCATCACCGATTCGATCGAGCCCTCGGATCTGGTGCGCAGCGCCCGCAATATCCGCATCGTGCCGACCGCGCCGATGTTTGCGCAGGCGATCCTCAACATCTGGAACGGTACTTCGGTCAGCTCGCTGTTCGAGCTCGAGACCCTCGGGCCGATCTATGAAGGGCTGTATCACACCGAGTGA
- the rlmB gene encoding 23S rRNA (guanosine(2251)-2'-O)-methyltransferase RlmB, whose product MSQPDRKAKKPTWVIDKERAKRAAAAETVWLFGLHAVRDALVNPNREKLRLVVTQNALDRLGELPEGVTPEIVDARVFDKNVPLPPESVHQGAALEVKPLKWGRLEDLALEGAGRPLLVALDRVTDPHNIGAILRSAEVFGARAVIAPQRHSAPETGALAKTASGALERQPYLRIGNLADALIELQAMGYIVIGLDGTATEDLPDVLDGLKGRPLCIVLGAEGPGLRERTLETCNKLARIPFAADFGSLNVSNAAAIALYAASRI is encoded by the coding sequence ATGAGCCAACCGGACCGCAAGGCAAAGAAGCCGACTTGGGTGATCGACAAAGAGCGCGCGAAACGGGCGGCGGCGGCGGAAACCGTCTGGCTTTTCGGCCTTCACGCGGTGCGCGACGCGCTGGTGAACCCCAATCGCGAGAAGCTGCGATTGGTCGTGACGCAAAACGCGCTCGACCGGCTGGGCGAGCTGCCCGAGGGCGTCACGCCCGAAATCGTCGACGCTCGGGTCTTTGACAAAAACGTCCCCCTGCCCCCCGAAAGCGTCCATCAGGGCGCCGCGCTGGAGGTCAAGCCGCTCAAATGGGGCCGGCTCGAGGATCTTGCGCTTGAGGGCGCCGGACGGCCGCTGCTGGTCGCGCTCGACCGCGTGACCGATCCCCATAACATCGGCGCAATCCTGCGCTCTGCCGAAGTCTTTGGCGCGCGGGCCGTGATCGCGCCCCAGCGTCACTCTGCCCCGGAAACCGGCGCGCTGGCCAAGACCGCTTCGGGCGCCCTGGAACGCCAACCCTATCTGCGCATCGGCAATCTCGCGGATGCGCTGATCGAGCTGCAGGCGATGGGCTATATCGTCATCGGCCTCGACGGCACCGCGACCGAGGATCTGCCGGATGTGCTCGACGGGCTCAAGGGCCGCCCGCTCTGCATCGTGCTGGGCGCCGAGGGGCCGGGCCTGCGCGAGCGCACGCTGGAGACCTGCAACAAGCTGGCGCGAATCCCCTTCGCGGCGGATTTCGGCTCGCTCAACGTGTCGAATGCGGCGGCGATTGCGCTTTATGCAGCCTCACGGATCTGA
- the ndk gene encoding nucleoside-diphosphate kinase — MALERTLSIIKPDATKRNLTGKINAKFEDAGLRIVAQKRIQLTLAQAGQFYAEHKERPFFGELTEFMVSEPVVVQVLEGEGAILKNREVMGATNPANADEGTIRKEFALSVGENSVHGSDSPEAAAREISFFFSGLELVG; from the coding sequence ATGGCTCTCGAGCGCACCCTTTCGATCATCAAACCGGATGCCACCAAGCGCAACCTGACCGGCAAGATCAATGCGAAATTCGAAGACGCTGGCCTGCGCATCGTCGCCCAGAAACGCATCCAGCTGACGCTGGCTCAGGCTGGCCAGTTCTATGCCGAGCACAAAGAGCGCCCCTTCTTCGGCGAACTGACCGAATTCATGGTTTCCGAGCCGGTCGTCGTGCAGGTTCTGGAAGGCGAAGGCGCCATCCTGAAAAACCGCGAAGTCATGGGCGCAACCAACCCGGCCAATGCCGATGAGGGCACCATCCGCAAAGAGTTCGCTCTCTCGGTCGGCGAAAACTCGGTCCATGGTTCGGACAGCCCGGAAGCGGCTGCGCGCGAGATCTCGTTCTTCTTCTCGGGCCTCGAACTGGTCGGCTGA
- a CDS encoding SUF system Fe-S cluster assembly protein produces the protein MSDQTLIEGDPLIAPSTTDHPLYEAVVEACKTVYDPEIPVNIFDLGLIYTIEIQEDAAVRVVMSLTAPGCPVAGEMPGWVADAVEAVPGVKQVDVEMTFQPQWGMDMMSDEARLELGFM, from the coding sequence ATGAGCGACCAAACCCTGATCGAGGGCGATCCCCTGATCGCCCCTTCGACGACCGACCATCCGCTCTATGAAGCCGTGGTCGAGGCGTGCAAAACTGTTTACGACCCCGAAATCCCGGTCAATATCTTCGATCTCGGCCTGATCTATACGATCGAGATCCAGGAAGATGCTGCCGTGCGCGTGGTGATGTCTCTGACCGCCCCGGGCTGCCCGGTCGCCGGAGAGATGCCGGGCTGGGTTGCCGATGCGGTCGAGGCTGTGCCGGGCGTGAAACAGGTCGATGTCGAGATGACCTTCCAGCCGCAATGGGGCATGGACATGATGTCCGACGAGGCGCGGCTCGAACTGGGCTTCATGTAA
- a CDS encoding thymidine kinase yields MAKLYFHYSTMNAGKSTLLLQASYNYRERGMATLLLTAAIDDRAGDAVIASRIGISAPALTFSRDTDLCELIRREGKDAACIFLDEAQFLTEEQVWQLARVADDLSQPVMCYGLRVDFQGKLFPGSAALLALADDLREVRTICFCGKKATMVIRQDDQGQPIREGAQVQIGGNETYVSLCRSHWREAMQAP; encoded by the coding sequence ATGGCCAAGCTTTACTTCCATTACTCGACGATGAATGCCGGCAAGAGCACGCTCCTCTTGCAGGCTTCCTACAATTACCGCGAGCGCGGCATGGCGACCTTGTTGCTGACCGCCGCGATCGACGACCGCGCGGGCGATGCTGTCATCGCCAGCCGCATCGGCATTTCCGCCCCGGCGCTCACGTTTTCGCGCGACACCGATCTCTGCGAGTTGATCCGGCGTGAGGGCAAAGACGCCGCCTGCATCTTCCTTGATGAAGCGCAATTTCTTACCGAGGAGCAGGTCTGGCAGCTTGCCCGCGTCGCGGACGATCTGAGCCAGCCCGTCATGTGCTACGGTCTGAGGGTGGATTTTCAGGGCAAGCTGTTTCCGGGCTCGGCGGCGCTTCTTGCGCTCGCCGATGATCTGCGCGAGGTGCGCACGATCTGCTTTTGCGGCAAGAAGGCGACCATGGTCATCCGTCAGGACGATCAGGGCCAGCCCATCCGTGAAGGCGCGCAGGTCCAGATCGGCGGCAATGAAACCTATGTCTCGCTCTGCCGTTCTCATTGGCGAGAGGCCATGCAAGCGCCCTAG
- a CDS encoding YHS domain-containing (seleno)protein: MIRRLTARAAALCACALPVTAQSQDWALDGMDPVAYLADDAALPGRNDLVTIWHGQAWHFANEENRSLFESNPREYAPGLDGLCVVALAEGRSEPGNPRYFVVINNRAYFVRSAAARDKLAGDPERLLSEAKESWKELYP, encoded by the coding sequence ATGATTCGTCGTCTCACTGCCAGAGCCGCCGCCTTGTGCGCTTGCGCCCTTCCGGTCACGGCCCAGTCGCAAGACTGGGCCCTCGATGGGATGGATCCGGTTGCCTATCTCGCCGATGATGCCGCCCTGCCCGGACGCAATGATCTGGTCACGATCTGGCACGGTCAGGCGTGGCATTTCGCCAATGAAGAGAATCGCTCGCTGTTCGAATCCAATCCGCGCGAATATGCGCCGGGGTTGGATGGCCTGTGCGTGGTTGCTTTGGCCGAAGGCCGCTCCGAGCCGGGCAATCCGCGCTATTTCGTCGTAATCAACAATCGCGCCTATTTCGTGCGCTCGGCGGCTGCGCGCGACAAGCTTGCGGGCGATCCAGAGCGGCTGTTGAGCGAGGCTAAGGAAAGCTGGAAAGAGCTTTACCCCTAA
- a CDS encoding histidine phosphatase family protein: MTRFPDLYLMRHGQTEWNALERMQGRLDSPLTALGRKQARRQAALVRNLHPQIGEVARYASAQGRARQTAEIVFAGESFATDHRLVEIDIGDFTGARMQDLVVSHPQIFHGARLDWYDHAPGGEHFSGLETRVRAFLDELTGPALIVTHGITLRMIRAVAMELPISRIGEMPVRQGAVHAVRQGRHQMFE; the protein is encoded by the coding sequence ATGACCCGCTTTCCCGATCTCTATCTGATGCGGCATGGTCAGACCGAGTGGAATGCGCTTGAGCGGATGCAGGGGCGTCTGGATTCGCCTCTGACCGCGCTTGGGCGCAAGCAGGCGCGCCGTCAGGCGGCGCTGGTGCGCAACCTCCATCCGCAGATTGGCGAGGTCGCACGCTATGCCAGCGCGCAGGGCAGGGCGCGCCAGACCGCCGAGATCGTTTTTGCGGGCGAAAGCTTTGCCACGGATCACCGCCTCGTCGAGATCGACATCGGAGATTTCACCGGCGCGCGGATGCAGGATCTCGTGGTCAGCCATCCCCAGATCTTTCACGGCGCGCGGCTGGACTGGTATGATCACGCACCGGGCGGCGAGCATTTTTCCGGGCTCGAGACGCGGGTGCGTGCGTTTCTGGACGAGCTCACCGGGCCCGCGCTCATCGTCACCCATGGCATCACCTTGCGCATGATCCGGGCGGTGGCGATGGAGCTGCCGATCTCGCGCATCGGTGAGATGCCGGTGCGGCAGGGCGCGGTCCATGCCGTGCGTCAGGGCCGCCACCAGATGTTTGAATGA
- a CDS encoding DEAD/DEAH box helicase encodes MGIDARINANLVAMGLTQPTPIQAQAIPEIIKGRDLLGLAQTGTGKTAAFGLPMLTRLIKFGKKPDPKTCRALILAPTRELATQIATNIDAYAEGTSIRSYRIVGGASINVQTERMSRGVDVLIATPGRLIDLLERNAIDLRQTSYLVLDEADQMLDIGFIHALRRIARLLPKERQTLLFSATMPKLMSELADSYLTDPAKVQVNPPGKAAEKIEQGVHFVGQGDKATLLAEYMSKHTQELAIVFNRTKHGSEKLAKLLEKWGYKVAAIHGNKSQGQRERALASFRAGETKVLVATDVAARGLDIPEVAHVYNYDLPNVPENYVHRIGRTARAGRDGRAVAFCAPAEVGELRAIEKAMKAKIPVVGGEEPFDFTNRPGPSYAGRGAAKGPRSEGAEGKKRPARRPSRAPKSQGAPRAPRNA; translated from the coding sequence ATGGGCATTGATGCACGCATCAACGCCAACCTCGTCGCCATGGGCCTGACCCAACCGACGCCGATTCAGGCGCAGGCGATCCCCGAGATCATCAAGGGCCGTGACCTTCTGGGTCTGGCTCAGACCGGGACCGGCAAGACGGCGGCCTTCGGCCTGCCGATGCTGACCCGCCTGATCAAATTCGGCAAGAAACCCGATCCCAAGACCTGCCGCGCGCTGATCCTTGCGCCGACGCGCGAACTTGCGACCCAGATCGCGACCAATATCGACGCCTATGCCGAAGGCACCTCGATCCGCAGCTACCGCATCGTCGGCGGCGCCTCGATCAACGTTCAGACCGAGCGGATGTCGCGCGGTGTCGATGTCCTGATCGCAACGCCCGGCCGTCTGATCGACCTGCTGGAGCGCAATGCCATCGACCTGCGTCAGACCAGCTATCTGGTGCTGGACGAGGCTGACCAGATGCTCGACATCGGCTTCATCCACGCTTTGCGCCGCATCGCGCGCCTGCTGCCGAAAGAGCGTCAGACGCTTCTGTTCTCGGCCACCATGCCGAAACTGATGTCGGAACTGGCTGACAGCTATCTGACCGATCCGGCCAAGGTTCAGGTGAACCCGCCGGGCAAAGCTGCCGAGAAAATCGAGCAGGGCGTCCATTTCGTCGGTCAGGGCGACAAGGCGACGCTGCTCGCTGAATATATGTCCAAGCACACCCAAGAGCTGGCCATTGTCTTCAACCGCACCAAGCACGGCTCGGAGAAACTGGCGAAACTGCTGGAGAAATGGGGCTATAAGGTCGCAGCGATCCACGGCAACAAAAGCCAGGGTCAACGCGAGCGGGCGCTGGCCTCGTTCCGGGCGGGCGAAACCAAGGTTCTGGTTGCAACCGACGTGGCGGCCCGCGGGCTGGATATCCCGGAAGTCGCGCATGTCTATAACTACGACCTGCCGAACGTGCCGGAAAACTACGTCCACCGCATTGGCCGCACCGCGCGCGCCGGTCGCGATGGTCGCGCCGTGGCCTTCTGTGCCCCGGCCGAGGTCGGCGAACTGCGCGCCATTGAAAAGGCGATGAAGGCGAAGATCCCGGTTGTCGGCGGCGAAGAGCCCTTCGACTTCACCAACCGTCCCGGCCCGAGCTACGCCGGACGCGGTGCGGCCAAAGGCCCGCGGTCCGAGGGTGCCGAAGGCAAGAAACGCCCGGCTCGCCGCCCCTCGCGCGCGCCGAAATCGCAAGGTGCCCCGCGCGCCCCGCGCAACGCCTGA
- a CDS encoding ABC-F family ATP-binding cassette domain-containing protein, producing MLRLDDISFSIAGRPLFEHASAVIPTGHKVGLVGPNGAGKTTLFRILRGELHADGGEISLPSRARIGGVAQEAPGTELSVLDTVLAADTERASLMVESETATDPHRIADIHSRLADIDAWSAEARAATILRGLGFSTEDQARPTSDYSGGWRMRVALAGVLFSQPDLLLLDEPTNYLDLEGALWLESYLARYPHTVIVISHDRDLLNRAVGHILHLENKQLTLYTGGYDTFARTRAEKRALQAAEAKKQDARRAHLQSFVDRFRAKASKAVQAQARIKMLAKMEPITAPEEAKFHKFTFPQPEQLSPPIVTLDSVSVGYDDRTVLRKLTLRIDQDDRIALLGRNGQGKSTLSKLLAERLEPMAGKITRSNKLRIGYFAQHQVDELELDETPLDHVRRLRPNEGQPKQRARLAGFGLMADQADTKVRALSGGQKARLSLLLATIDAPHLLILDEPTNHLDIESREALTEALNDYTGAVVLVSHDMHLLNLVAERLWLVADGGVEPYQGDLDSYRKLLLQGENPKAEAPKAEKPAPKRASRDEILELRGEVRKAEERVGKLTTMLEKLDTIMADPVTYGDPIETEKWGRKHSEASEAMIRAETLWLEALDRLEKAERG from the coding sequence ATGCTGCGTCTTGATGATATCTCCTTCTCCATTGCGGGCCGCCCGCTTTTTGAACATGCCTCGGCAGTGATCCCGACCGGCCATAAGGTCGGTCTGGTCGGTCCCAACGGGGCAGGCAAAACCACGCTCTTCCGCATCCTGCGCGGCGAGCTTCATGCCGATGGCGGTGAGATCTCGTTGCCGTCGCGGGCGCGGATCGGGGGCGTCGCGCAAGAGGCGCCGGGAACCGAGCTGAGCGTGCTCGACACGGTTCTGGCCGCGGATACCGAACGCGCCAGCCTGATGGTCGAATCCGAGACCGCGACCGATCCCCATCGCATCGCGGACATCCATTCGCGCCTTGCTGATATTGACGCTTGGTCGGCCGAGGCCCGCGCGGCCACCATCCTGCGCGGCTTGGGCTTTTCGACCGAGGATCAGGCACGGCCGACCTCGGATTATTCGGGCGGCTGGCGGATGCGCGTGGCGCTGGCGGGCGTGCTCTTTTCGCAGCCCGATCTGCTTCTCCTCGACGAGCCGACCAACTATCTTGACCTCGAAGGCGCGCTCTGGCTGGAAAGCTATCTCGCGCGCTATCCCCATACCGTCATCGTCATCAGCCACGACCGCGATCTGCTGAACCGCGCGGTTGGCCATATCCTGCATCTCGAGAACAAGCAGCTGACGCTTTACACCGGCGGCTATGACACATTCGCGCGCACCCGCGCCGAAAAGCGCGCCCTGCAAGCGGCCGAGGCCAAGAAGCAAGACGCCCGCCGCGCCCATCTGCAAAGCTTCGTCGACCGTTTCCGCGCCAAAGCCTCAAAGGCCGTCCAAGCGCAGGCCCGCATCAAGATGCTGGCGAAGATGGAGCCGATCACCGCTCCCGAAGAGGCGAAGTTCCACAAATTCACCTTCCCGCAGCCCGAGCAACTGTCTCCGCCCATCGTCACGCTCGACAGCGTCAGCGTTGGCTATGACGACCGCACGGTTCTGCGCAAACTGACGCTCCGGATCGATCAGGACGACCGTATCGCGCTTTTGGGCCGCAACGGTCAGGGCAAATCGACGCTGTCGAAGCTTCTGGCCGAGCGGCTTGAGCCGATGGCAGGCAAGATCACCCGCTCGAACAAGCTGCGCATCGGCTATTTCGCCCAGCATCAGGTCGATGAGCTGGAACTGGACGAAACCCCGCTTGACCACGTCCGCCGCCTGCGCCCGAACGAAGGCCAGCCGAAACAACGGGCGCGGCTTGCGGGCTTTGGCCTGATGGCCGATCAGGCCGATACCAAGGTGCGCGCACTCTCGGGCGGTCAGAAGGCGCGGCTTTCGCTGTTGCTCGCAACCATCGACGCGCCGCATCTCTTGATCCTCGACGAGCCGACCAACCACCTCGACATTGAAAGCCGCGAGGCTTTGACCGAGGCGCTCAACGATTATACCGGCGCCGTGGTGCTGGTCAGCCACGACATGCATCTTCTGAACCTCGTGGCCGAGCGGCTGTGGCTGGTCGCGGATGGCGGGGTTGAGCCCTATCAGGGCGATCTCGACAGCTATCGCAAGCTGCTCTTGCAGGGCGAGAACCCCAAGGCCGAAGCCCCGAAGGCTGAAAAACCCGCGCCGAAACGCGCTTCGCGCGACGAGATCCTCGAGCTGCGCGGCGAAGTCCGCAAGGCGGAAGAGCGCGTCGGCAAGCTGACCACGATGCTTGAAAAGCTCGATACGATCATGGCCGATCCCGTCACCTATGGCGATCCGATCGAGACCGAAAAATGGGGTCGCAAGCACTCCGAGGCCAGCGAAGCGATGATTCGCGCCGAGACCCTGTGGCTAGAAGCACTCGATCGTCTGGAAAAGGCCGAGAGAGGCTGA
- a CDS encoding cytochrome b/b6 domain-containing protein encodes MNAKNSPDGYGWVARGFHWIIALLIFTALGLGLYGSSLREGAASNLQKIFQVFSIHKTVGIAVLILALLRILWMLGQKKPRPLHPERKLETWLGEFVHWGLYTGMVVMPLSGWLIHSAAPGGFARILWPFGQRLPFIPENAELSERFATFHNTGWWLLVGLLVLHVAGALKHALIDRDETLVRMTRTMPQVSVEAAQPRSHLSNLLVALAFWAAIAVVAMVVTPEKEPQGGPEGIASTSAPAGSGAALASATPAEAAPAAAPETAPAAASASGTAPDYATTSDSGTASGYASDPDPSKPAPLWQVESGTLGISVKQAGAEVAGQFANWTAKIAYDPASQTGHVSVTIDTGSLTLGAVSDTAKGPEFLNTTQFPKATFEANLRPEDSAGWPHLAKGDLTIAGKTVIAELPFDVVVKGDKANASGSMTVDRRDFELGKTYGDESTVAFPVTISFDLDAKRQ; translated from the coding sequence ATGAACGCAAAAAACAGTCCCGATGGCTATGGCTGGGTCGCGCGGGGATTTCACTGGATCATCGCGCTTTTGATCTTCACCGCGCTGGGATTGGGCCTTTACGGCAGCAGCCTGCGCGAAGGGGCCGCCAGCAATCTGCAAAAGATCTTTCAGGTCTTTTCGATCCACAAGACCGTCGGAATCGCGGTCCTGATCCTGGCCCTGCTGCGCATCCTGTGGATGCTCGGCCAGAAAAAGCCGCGCCCGCTTCACCCCGAGCGCAAGCTTGAAACCTGGCTTGGCGAATTCGTCCATTGGGGGCTTTATACCGGCATGGTGGTGATGCCGCTGTCGGGTTGGCTCATCCATTCGGCGGCACCCGGCGGCTTTGCCCGCATTCTCTGGCCCTTCGGCCAGCGCCTGCCCTTCATCCCCGAAAACGCCGAGCTGTCCGAGCGCTTCGCGACCTTCCACAATACCGGCTGGTGGCTGCTGGTCGGGCTGCTCGTGCTCCATGTCGCGGGCGCGCTCAAACATGCGCTGATCGACCGCGACGAGACGCTGGTGCGCATGACCCGCACCATGCCGCAGGTGAGCGTGGAAGCCGCTCAGCCGCGCTCGCATCTGTCGAACCTTCTTGTGGCTTTGGCCTTCTGGGCGGCGATTGCGGTCGTGGCCATGGTGGTGACGCCCGAGAAAGAGCCCCAGGGCGGCCCCGAGGGCATCGCGAGCACCAGCGCCCCCGCAGGCTCCGGGGCCGCTCTGGCCAGTGCCACGCCCGCCGAGGCAGCCCCTGCGGCAGCCCCAGAGACGGCGCCTGCGGCGGCCTCTGCCTCCGGGACGGCGCCGGATTATGCCACAACCTCCGACTCCGGCACCGCGTCGGGCTATGCGTCCGACCCGGATCCGAGCAAACCCGCGCCGCTCTGGCAGGTCGAAAGCGGCACGCTTGGGATTTCGGTGAAACAGGCGGGCGCCGAGGTCGCTGGCCAGTTCGCCAATTGGACGGCAAAGATCGCCTATGATCCCGCGAGCCAGACCGGCCATGTCAGCGTCACCATCGACACCGGCTCGCTCACGCTCGGCGCGGTCAGCGATACCGCCAAGGGGCCGGAATTCCTCAATACGACGCAATTCCCCAAAGCGACCTTCGAGGCCAATCTGCGCCCCGAAGACAGCGCGGGCTGGCCACATCTCGCCAAGGGCGATCTGACGATTGCCGGCAAGACCGTGATTGCGGAACTGCCCTTCGATGTTGTCGTCAAGGGGGATAAGGCCAATGCCTCGGGCTCCATGACCGTGGATCGCCGCGATTTCGAGCTCGGCAAGACCTATGGCGACGAAAGCACCGTGGCCTTCCCGGTCACCATCTCTTTCGATCTGGACGCCAAGCGCCAGTAG
- a CDS encoding MipA/OmpV family protein, whose amino-acid sequence MRYLLPLMLIAAPLATPAVAQDLSGYGIAGDVGLGAEYGPGYLGSDDNKTSPWLILRNGTLIRPGQTADDADGFSILPSFGYQGRRDAKDYDALAGMKDIKRAGEVGLKVGYDMGPTSSYLTLRKGFGGHSGLTGEFGASYRIDASDKLSFWGNVEAQYGNKKFNDTYFGVTPEESLTSRYGTYSAGGGIYGASIGLEARYSLTEKTAIVGEVEYQRLLGDSGDSPLVQDKNQPSVKLGIVRHFDFRF is encoded by the coding sequence ATGCGCTACCTGCTTCCCCTGATGCTGATTGCCGCCCCCCTCGCCACCCCTGCCGTCGCGCAGGATCTCAGTGGTTACGGAATCGCTGGCGATGTCGGCCTTGGCGCGGAATACGGGCCTGGCTATCTCGGCTCGGATGACAACAAGACCTCGCCCTGGCTTATCCTGCGCAATGGCACGCTGATCCGTCCGGGTCAGACCGCCGACGACGCCGATGGCTTCTCGATCCTGCCCTCCTTCGGCTATCAGGGCCGCCGCGACGCAAAAGATTACGACGCGCTCGCCGGGATGAAAGATATCAAGCGGGCGGGCGAAGTTGGTCTGAAAGTCGGCTACGACATGGGCCCGACCTCCAGCTACCTGACCCTGCGCAAGGGCTTTGGCGGCCATTCTGGCCTCACCGGCGAATTCGGCGCGTCTTACCGCATCGACGCCTCTGACAAGCTGTCCTTCTGGGGCAATGTCGAGGCGCAATATGGCAACAAGAAGTTCAACGATACCTATTTCGGCGTCACGCCCGAGGAATCGCTGACCAGCCGTTATGGCACCTATTCCGCTGGCGGCGGCATCTATGGTGCTTCGATCGGGCTTGAGGCGCGCTATTCGCTGACGGAAAAAACCGCGATCGTCGGCGAGGTCGAATATCAGCGCCTGCTCGGTGATTCCGGGGATTCGCCGCTGGTTCAGGACAAGAACCAGCCTTCGGTGAAGCTCGGCATCGTGCGTCATTTCGATTTCCGCTTCTGA
- a CDS encoding CoA-binding protein: MTESDIAAALTEARTIAVVGLSPREDRPSWGVARYLKSQGYRIIPVNPGQAGKLLLDELVYPNLAAIPREAEVDMVDIFRRSEAVPALVDEALAALPALRTIWMQLGITSPVAAEKARAAGVRVIEDRCPKIELPRLQSGLHSV, from the coding sequence ATGACCGAAAGCGACATCGCCGCTGCTTTGACCGAGGCGCGCACCATCGCGGTCGTCGGCTTGTCCCCGCGAGAGGATCGCCCAAGCTGGGGCGTGGCACGCTATCTGAAATCTCAGGGCTATCGGATTATCCCGGTCAATCCGGGACAGGCGGGCAAGCTTTTGCTCGATGAGCTGGTCTATCCGAACCTTGCCGCAATCCCGCGCGAGGCAGAGGTCGATATGGTGGACATCTTCCGCCGGTCAGAGGCGGTGCCTGCCCTTGTGGACGAGGCGTTGGCCGCCTTGCCCGCACTTCGCACCATCTGGATGCAGCTTGGCATCACCAGCCCGGTGGCGGCTGAAAAGGCCCGTGCGGCCGGGGTGCGGGTCATTGAAGACCGCTGCCCGAAAATCGAGCTTCCCCGGCTGCAAAGCGGGCTTCACTCGGTGTGA
- the dtd gene encoding D-aminoacyl-tRNA deacylase, with product MRALIQRVTEAEVKVDGRSTGRIGQGLLVLVCAMQGDPDDAPAKLAARVAKLRIFRDAAEKMNLSVSDIQGAVLVVSQFTLAADTRTGNRPGFSSAAPPDRGNALYLAFAEELRKLGLPVETGEFGADMKVSLVNDGPVTIWMDTTDRA from the coding sequence ATGCGCGCTCTGATCCAACGCGTCACCGAGGCCGAGGTCAAAGTCGACGGGCGTTCGACCGGCCGGATCGGACAAGGGCTGCTCGTCCTCGTCTGCGCCATGCAGGGCGATCCCGATGACGCGCCCGCAAAACTCGCCGCGCGCGTGGCGAAGCTGCGGATCTTCCGCGATGCCGCCGAGAAGATGAACCTCTCGGTCAGCGACATTCAGGGCGCGGTGCTGGTCGTGAGCCAGTTCACCCTTGCCGCCGATACCCGCACCGGCAACCGTCCGGGCTTTTCAAGCGCCGCCCCGCCCGATCGCGGCAATGCGCTTTATCTCGCCTTTGCCGAGGAATTGCGCAAACTGGGCCTACCGGTCGAGACCGGCGAATTCGGCGCAGATATGAAAGTGTCGCTGGTGAACGACGGTCCGGTGACGATCTGGATGGATACCACCGACCGCGCTTGA